ACGAAGGCACGATCCAGCTCAACGTTGTCCTGCCTCCAGGCACATCGCTGGCCGAGTCCGATCGGATCGCAGGAACGGTGGAAGAGTCACTCATGCAAATTGAGGACGTGCAGCGGTTTGCACGGCGCACCGGGCGGGCGGAGCTGGACGAACACGCCGAGGGTGTGAATATGTCGGAAATGATCATCGAGCTCGACCCCGACTCACCGCGTTCACGAGAGCAGCAACTCGCCGAAATCCGCGAGGCCATGAGCGAAATACCTGACATCGTGACGGCGGTCGAGCAACCCATTGCCCACTTGATCTCGCACATGCTCTCAGGCGTCAAGGCACAGGTCGGCATCAAAATCTATGGCGACGACCTCGATTTGCTGCGTCAGAGGGCGGAACAGATCATCGCCAAAATGCGGCAGGTTCCCGGAGTGACCGACGCGTTGCTGGAGCCACAGGCACTCGTGCCCCAGCTTCGCATCGAGTGGGATCGTGACCGACTGCTCCGTCACGGACTAAGCACATCGACGTTGAACGAGTACGTACAAACGGCGATGAACGGTCGCGTCGTCTCGCAAGTCCTCGACGGCATGCGCACATTCGATTTGGTCGTCCGGATGAAAGAGAACTACCGAGAGGATATTGAGGAGCTGAAGCGATTGTCGATTCAACTGCCCGAAGGTGGCACACTGCCGCTCGCAGGACTGGCCAAGGTCTACCAAGCCAGCGGTCCCAACACGGTCAAACGCGAAAATGTCCGACGCCGTGTCGTGATCCAGTGCAACGTGGCTGATCGGGGCGTGGTCGACGTCGTGAAGGACATCCAAGCAGCTATCCAGCCGATCGTTGCCGCGCTTCCCTCGGGCTACTTTGTTGAGTATGGCGGCCAATTTCAAAGTCAGAAGTCGGCCAGCCGCGTGATTTCAGCTCTGTTCGCGGTCGCGATGCTGGGCGTATTCTTGGTTCTGTTCACACTCTTTCGTAGCGTGAACTTGTCGCTCCAAGTCATGGCCGCATTGCCGATGGCGTTCATCGGTTCGGTGGCGGCATTGGTACTCACCGGGCAAACGTTGACGATCGCAGCCATGGTCGGCTTCATCTCACTCGCCGGGATCGCATCCCGGAACGGCATCTTGTTGCTCCAGCACTACCTGCATCTGGTGCAGCACGAAGGCGAGCAGTTCACGACCTCGATGATCGTTCGGGCCGGCTTGGAACGACTCGCTCCGGTGCTGATGACCGCGCTCACCTCCGGCATCGGGCTAGTGCCGCTGGTTCTCGCCTCGGGCGAAGCGGGCAAGGAAATCCTCTATCCCGTCGCCACCGTCATCTTGGGCGGCCTGATCAGCTCGACGGCTCTCGATTTCTTTGTGCACCCGGCACTGTTCTACCTCTTCGGGATGAAATCCGCTGCAGGTGTCGTCAACGATTCGACCAGCGAAATCGAGTTGAGCGAGTGAACAGGCCGATCTCCCCATTTTCTAATTTCCATTTGCTACTTAACCCATGAGAAATCGAATGATCACGTAAGTCAGTTTGCGATTAGCTACACCTCTTTCTTCAACTCGATACACCCCCATCCACTCACGAGAAAACCCATGCGCACTTTCCAACATTCATTGATCGCCGGTCTTGCCGCCTGCTCCTTGGCCTTAACAGGGTGCGGTCCCCGACCCGCTACCGATACAGCGATCGCCCCATCCGCAGCAGGCGGTGACGCCCACGACCATGATCACCCACATGAAGGACCGCACCACGGAACGCTCGTGGAACTCGGCGATGAAGAATATCATGCGGAAGTCGTTCATGACGCCAGTTCCGTCACGGTGTATATGCTGGGCTCCAATGGTAAAGACCTTGTTCCGATCGACGCCGAAAGCCTGACGATCAACCTCATACAAGCCGCAGTTCCCAAGCAATTCACGCTCACGGCCAGCCCTGAAGAGACTGACCCAGCGGGCAAGTCATCGCGATTTACCACCAAAGATGCCGAATTGGTCGGACACCTCGATGATGCGTCCGCAGCGGCCAAACTGAGTGTGACCATCGCGGGGACGTCCTTTCAAGGCGAAATTGCGCACGATCACGACCATGCTGGACACGACCACGCTCATTAGTCCACTTCTCCAGTGCATGGTAGTGAACCCATGCTAGCACGTAGGGTCCGGAGCGGTACTCAAACGTGGCGATTGCCATCGGGCGGTGCCGGCTGATGGCAACTCGCGCAGTGGAGGGCTCCGAGACCCCAGGCGATTTTCTCACAGGGCACGCCCTGGATCTCCACGCCAGGGCAGAGATCCGAGAGGATCTCAATGGCCTTGGTGTCGCTGGAGGGGTGAGCGAAGGTCGGCACCAGGATGCGGTCAGCGCCCAGCCTCAGAAAATTGCAGTAACTCTGCGGGACAGGGTGGCCATCGATCGTTCGCGGCGGCGGAACCGGCAATCGATGGATCTGCACATTCGGGCTGGTCTGCCGCCCCCACAGCTGAAGTTGACGGAAGTTGGCCTGCAGAGCCGCAGCGCAGGGATCATTAGCGTCGGCGGCCACCGCGGCAACGATGTTCTCGCGGTCGACGAACCTTGCTAATTGATCGATGTGTCCATCGGTGTCATCCCCAGGAATCAGTCCGCCGTCAATCCAGGCAATTTCGTGAACGCCAAGATACTGATTGAACCGCTGAGCGGCTTGCTGCTGGGTCAACCCCGGATTGCGAGCATCATCCAGGACACAAGCTGAATGCACCAGCAGGCGGCCCGCCCCATCGGTTTCCAATGCCCCCCCTTCCAGGGTCAGACCCGCATGCAGGCAACGCACGCCGGCGGCTAGCGCGATTTCCCGCCCAGCAGCCTGGTCCAGATCATGCGGAGCGTATTTCCCACCCCATGCGTTGAAGTGCCAGTTCACCGCGAGCAGGCCGTCGCCCTCATGGACAAAGGTGGGGCCGAAATCGCGGATCCAACAGTCGTTCGTCGGGATTTCGACGATTTCGATCGGGCGGAGCGTGCCACTGCGAGGATGCTCACTAACGGCCGGCAATATGATTCGCTGACAAGACTCGCGCAGACTATCGCTGGCGAGTATTCGTACTGGCGTCGATTCCGCAATCGCCACCGCAAAGGCAGCGAATGCCTCGGGGATACCCTTAAAATGACCTGGCCACGTCTCAAGGTTATGCGGCCAGGCCAGCCATACCGCGTCGCACGGCTCCCATTGAGCGGGAAAACGTCGCGGGAGGCTCACTCAGGCTTGATCTCTTCTTTGACTTTTTGAATAAAGTGCGGAGATTTCCCGCCTTTACTGAGTTCCTCGGCACGCTTGGCGGCTTCGTCGCGTTGGTCGAACTCATACACGGCGACCCGCTTGAGATTCTGACTAAACACGCCCCAATAGAGCCGCAACCGCATGTCGGCGGCGGCTTTCTTTGTTTTGCGTTTGGAGGTTTTCTTGCGCTTAACCTCGGCTGCCAGCTTTTCAGCAGCATCTGCTTCGGCTGCTTTTTCCTGCCGATTGACGACCTTCCGAGCCATAAATCTCAGCTGTAGGGGTTAGAGGGGGTGTGGTTTTGCGAAAAAATCACAGGGCCGGGATAAAAATTGGTCAGATTAGGTTATCGCGTTGGCTGGGTTCTGTCATGGGGACGCAGTCCAGAAAAGTGACCCAGCCGGCAGAACGTCCCCGGAGAAAGGTCAGTTTTTGTCTCGTCCGAAAAAAATGAGTCAAAGGATCGCTATTCGGCAGCGTACGATTCAGCTAGGCTGTACACTCCCCGTCGCGGTGAGTGGTATACTCAGTTTGTCAGCGCGGCCGGCTAGCGGGAACGGCTACCGGAAACACTTACCCGAAACCACGACGAGCGGCTTCTCTCCCTAATACGAGTTTGAACATGCAAGTGAATGTTTCAGCCCGCCATGGCACTCTTCAGCCTGGTGACCAGGAACTGATTGAGGAAAAGGCAATCAAACTTCGGCGACTCTACGACCGGATCAATGCGATCGAGGTCACAATTGATTTGAAACAATTGGACAAACCCGTCGTCGAAATCAACGTTTCCGCTGAGCATGCTGAAGACTGCATCGCACGCGCCGAGGCGAGTAACGTGATCGCCGCCTTGGATAATGCGATCCCCAAGGTTGAGCAGCAGTTACGGCGTCTCAAAGATCGAAAGACTGGAAACCGCTCAGCGGCTCATAAACACGTCGAGTCCGCTCCCCTGAGTGACGACGACGAGTGAGGCTGGACAGCCAGTTCGGCTCACTTTTTTAAGCATTTTTTACCACCCATTTCAGACATACCGTTGCTATGAAGTTTTCTGACTTTGTCAAGAAAGGCGCAATTCGCGCCAACCTGCAGTCCACTACGAAAGAGGCTGTGATCAATGAACTCGTCGAATCGCTGTTGGAGGCGGGGGAAATTGCCGCCGACCAGCGTGACGACATCATCGCGGCGATCATGAAGCGTGAGGAACTTGGCAGCACCGGCATCGGCCGCGGCGTAGCGGTTCCCCACACGAAGCACCCCAGCGTTTCAGAGCTGGTTGGCACCGTGGGAGTCAGCGAAGCGGGTGTTGATTTTGATTCACTCGACGGCGAACGGGTCCAGCTCTTCTTTTTGCTGATCAGCCCCCCGGAGCGTCCTGGCGATCACCTTCGAGCCCTGGAGAACATTTCGCGGCAATTGCGTGACGAGTCGTTCTGTCGGTTCCTCAAACAGAGCAAGACCGCTGACGACATTCAACAACTCCTCCAAGAAGCCGACGATAATCAGTTTGCCGCCGGCTAAGCCCCGCCGGTACAATCTGCGTAGACACCCCCGGTGCACTCCTCCCGAAACGTGCACCCATGAACGAAAGCCAATGAACCAGCCGCCGCTCAATAACCCGCCTCTGCTCGAACGTACTGTGTGCGTTGTCAACCCACAGGGCTTGCATGCCCGCCCGGCTGATTTGCTAGTGCGTTGCGCGGATGGATTTGAGTCGACGATCATGATCCAAAAAGGGGCTGAACAAGTCGACTGCCGCAGTATTTTGTCTTTACTGACGCTCGGGGCGACCGAGGGAACGGAACTGAAACTCACCGCTCAAGGACAGGACGCTGAGCACGCACTGGCAGCGATCTGCGAACTGTTCGACCAGGGATTTCACGAAAATGGCCAGCCGTCCTCGTAAGACCTCCGAGACTCGAAGACCACTTAAACTCTGGCAGCCGCAAGAACACAACCACACCAATTCTCTCTGAGCGCCCCGAGCAGATGTGCCGGGATGAGATGGAGAGCCTATTCGCTGCGTTGCAGCGGTCCACACCAACTTATTTTTCAAGAGATCAGATGATGCTGTTTGTTTCCTCATGCAACAGGACCGTTCGCGGGGACAGCCTCCGCCCACCGCTGCGTTGATGTCGATGAGTGTGACGAAGCGTCACGCTATCGATGTGCGTACGAAGCCATTAAACGGATGACTCGTTGTCGATGACATCGCCGCGGCTGCTCTTTGAGGGGGGCCGGTTTGGCGACACACATCAGGATGGAAATGGACATGCATCCACCGCGATGCTGGAACTACAAGGCATTCCCGTTTCACCGGGCGTGGCCATTGCGTCGGCCCTCGTGCTCGACCCTGATGGCTATCGAATCCCACGGTGTATCGTCCCGGCCGCTGATGTCGAGGGCGAGTTCGCGCGTCTGCACGCTGCAGTGGACGTCGTCTCCCAGCGGCTCGAGCAGAGCCGACTCGATACCACCGCGACCGCCGGCAGCCAAACCGGAGATATCTTCGCCGCCCAGCTCCAGATGCTGCACGACCCGCGGCTGCACAGCGAACTGCAGAAACGCATTCGCGAAGATCATCAATCTGCGGCATTTGCCGTCAGTGCTGTGCTGCATAACTACGCCACGGCCCTCCAAAAACTCGAAAATCCGTTCCTCGCCGATCGGGCTCAAGACGTACTCGATATCGAACGGCAACTGCTCATGCAGCTCGGGGCCGTCACGCAGCAACCGCTGATGGAGCTGACAGAGCCGGTTATCGTGCTCTCGCGAATGCTCACACCGAGTGAAACGGCCTCGCTTAATCGCGAGTTCGTAAAAGGGTTCTGCACCGAGATCGGTGGCCCCGGAGGGCACACGGCCATTGTGGCAAAAGGCCTCGAGATACCTGCGGTTGTAGGTATCGGCGAATTTCTGCCCGTGATCGCTGGGGCTGGATGCGTGATTGTCGATGGCGATCGCGGTCGCTTGATCATCGACCCCACGGACGAAGTTCTAGAGAGCTATCGCCAGCGGGCCGAGGACCGCCGCACACTCGCCCTGCGGCTGGCCGAGCAAAGCCAACTGCCGGCTGAAACCAGCGATGGTGTCCGCATCTCACTCAACGCCAACATCGAGTTCCCCCACGAGACCGGTTCGTGCTTGCAGCGAGGTGCCGATGGCATCGGGCTTTATAGGACCGAGTTTTTATATTTGTCTTCCGAGGAAGAACCCACCGAAGAAGACCACTACGCCGCCTATGCCGAAGTCATTTCGCAGATGGGTGGTCGTCCCGTGGTGATTCGCACGCTCGATTTGGGCGCCGACAAAATGGGACACGGCAAGCGTGCTCATGCCGAGAACAACCCCTTCTTGGGGCTGCGCAGTATCCGACTATCACTTCGCAATCTCGATCTTTTCCGGCCCCAACTCCGTGCCGTCCTGCGGGCGGCCGTGCTAGGCGATGTGCGGGTGATGTTCCCGCTCGTGACGACCATCGGTGAGCTTCGTCAAGCGCGAATGCTGCTCAACGTGGTCGCCGAAGATTTAAAAGAATCCGGGGTTCCCTACCGCAGCGATCTGCCGGTAGGCATGATGGTGGAGGTGCCAGCGGCCGTCATCACACTCGAACGCTTTGCCGCCGAAGTCGACTTTTTCAGCATCGGTACCAACGACCTGGCCCAATACACACTGGCAGTCGATCGCTCCAATGAGTCCGTCGCGGATCTCTACCAATCGAGTGATCCCGCCGTGCTGCGACTGATCCAAGCCAGCATTGACATTGCCGGTGATACACAAACACCGATCAGCGTTTGCGGTGAAATGAGCAGCAACCCCGCTCGAGCCCTCCTGTTGCTCGGCATGGGTGTGCGTAACTTGAGCGTTCCACCCTCGGCACTCCCACGGGTCAAGAAAGCAATCCGCAGCGTTTCGATCACGCAGTGCCAAGGGTTCGCCGAACGCGTCGCCAAGTTGGAATCTGCCCGCGATGTGGATTTGTATCTGATGGATCGGCTTGCCGACCTGGTGCCGGAATTGGTGATGCAATGAACCGCGGACGGCGAAATCCCAGAACCAGCAGTAACGTCTCGCCCAACCTGCAACCCGCAGGGACACCGCGGTTTCGCTACCGAGTGCGATTCGCCAAGACCGGTTTACTGCGGTGGATCAGCCATCGTGATTTAGCGACATTGTGGGAACGGATCGGACGCCGAGCTGAACTGCCCTTCTCGATGACGGAAGGTTTCAATCCTAAACCGCGAATGCAGTTTCCGTCCGCACTCTCTCTCGGCGTCGAAAGTCTCGACGAAGTACTCGATCTCGAGCTTAGTGAAGATTGGGCCGCCGAGAAATTGTTGCAGCGATTGCAAATTGACGACCAACCCGGACTGCGAATCAACAGCGTCGAGCAAGTCGACTTGGCCGATGGCAAAGCACAACTCGCGGCAATGGACTATCTCGTCACATTGCCCGATGACTTTGATGATGCCGAGGCCACCCGCACCACCGCCGCGATTGAGCGGATGCGGCTACAAGACACCGTTTCGATCGAGCGGAAGGGGAAGCCTGTCGTCGCTCACGTGGCGACCGATATCCCCGTTCTCGATCTCCAACCCAATCAACTCGTCGCTCGCATCGTGACCGGACCGGGGGCGTCTTTGAAGATTCAAGACATCCTCGATCTGCTCGGTTTGAGTGATTGGCCCGAAAGAGGTGCGACGTTGATTCGCACCGGTATGACTCTCAAGGGCGAAACAGAACATTCGTAACTTCGGCGTCCATGCGGTCTCCCTCGGAGGGATCGTCCGCATTCAGCCGATTTTTAAAATCCCATTTTTGGTGAAATATCATGAAGCGTGAAATGCTAATCAATGTGCTCCAGCCTGAAGAATGCCGCATTGCGGTGGTGGAGGACAAGGTGCTCGAGGAACTTTACGTCGAACGCAAGAGCGTCGAGGCATATGCAGGGAATATCTACCGCGGGAAGATCGTTAATCTCGAACCAAGTATCCAAGCTGCCTTTGTCGACTTTGGTGTCGGACGCAATGGGTTCCTGCACATCAGCGACGTTGAGCCTCAGTACTTTCGCCAAGGCGGCTACGATCCCGAAGAGATCATGCGGGAATCCGACGAGATGGCTGCCGCCTCGGCGGCCCGAAACCGTGAAAGTGGACGTGGTAACTCGCGTGTCTACAAAGGCGGTCGCCCTCGCATCAAACCACCGATTCAAGAAATCTTTAAACGTGGCGACGAGGTTCTCGTCCAAGTCATCAAGGAAGGCATTGGTAACAAAGGGCCAACACTCTCAACCTACATTTCTATCCCAGGTCGCTATCTCGTGCTGATGCCCGCGCTCTCACGCGTCGGTGTTAGCCGGAAGATCGAAGACGAAGATGATCGCAAGCGACTCAAAAAAGCCCTCCACGCCTGCAATCCTCCCAAGGGACTCGGGTTCATCGTTCGCACTGCCGGTGCGGGACGCAGTGAAGACGAACTGCACCGCGACATGGATTATCTACTGCGATTATGGAAAGCGATCGCCCGCCGAATCGAAACCACTACTGAACCAGGCGAGATCTACGAAGAGAGCGATCTGATCATTCGCACCATCCGCGACATCTACAGCGATGACATCGATCACATCCTGATCGATGAGGAAGAGTCCTACAACAAAGCTCGTGACTTTCTCAAAAGCGTGATGCCGCGCGTTGTGGATCGTTTGAAGCTCTATGACGGCGAAGTGCCATTGTTCCACAAATACAATCTCGAAGAAGAGATTGTTAAGATCAACCAGCGTCAGGTCCAACTCAAGGACGGCGGCTCGATCGTCATCGACCCCACCGAAGCACTCGTGGCCATCGACGTCAACAGCGGTAACTTCCGCGGCAAGGCGTCCGCTGATGAAAATGCGTTTCGCCTAAACCTGTCTGCGGCCAAGGAAATCGCGCGACAACTTCGCCTGCGTGACCTCGGCGGTGTGATCGTCAATGACTTCATCGACATGCGGAAGGAAAGCTACCGCCGCAAAGTCGAACGAGTTCTACGCGACGCCATGGCGAAGGATCGTGCCCGTACCAAAATTCTGCGTACGAGCCCGTTCGGCCTCATCGAAATGACACGGCAACGGATTCGCCCAAGTCTGAAACGGAGCATCTATCAAGACTGCCCGTGCTGCAAGGGTCGCGGGCTCGTTAAAACACCCGAGAGCATGTCAATCGAAGTCGTTCGTACGCTCGCCCTCGCGGTCAAGAACAAACACATCGTCCGTGTCACCGTCCGTGTCAACGACGCTGTGGCCGCGTTCTTGAATAACAAGAAACGCCGCGCGATGTCTGACATGGAGGACTCGGGTAACATGACCGTCCAAATCCTCGGCAGCGAAGGCCTGTTCCCCGAACACCTCGAAGTCGATTGTCGCGACACGCACGGCGAACGCGTCGAAATCGACTCGTGATTTGAAGTCGAGAATTTCATTTTCGGAAATTCAGTTCAGACGGCTCTATCACACGCGTCTGATTTTTACGCTTCCGCCCGGCTCGTCCGGGCGGACGGGCGTCTCGTTGGCCAGAACAACCTTCAGCGATACTGGTTCGAAGCTGGATAGGCAATGGTCCGCAAGCCGGTTCAAGCTAGCGGCGCCGATAAAGCCGAAAGCGATCTACACAGGCAATGGAACATTTAAGCCGTGCGACGAAATAACGACGGCTCGTAGCGACTTCTTATTCTCGCAAGAGCGTTTCTAGGAACGGGCAGTCCGAAAACAAACTCGCTTGGCTATTGCGATATCAACGCAGAGGGATCGCACGTCGTTGATCGTCAGGCCATTTTCAGGAAACGCTTTCCCCGCCCACACGATTTATATCACGGACATGATCGGCTACGACCAACCGACTTTTCAGTCGATGCGGCGAATTGACCAAGCTCGTCGTACCACCCGTTATCAATTTCGCATCACGGGAATCTCTGCCGACGAGGATGTGGTCCGCCTGAGCGGGACCGATGACGGTGTCGCCCTCTCCTTCGACGAATGAAACTATTTTTTCATTCGCTATGCACCGTGCTTTCTAGCGCGTCCTCAAGGCGAGCTGGGTCGACGGTCAGCAATTCACCGGGTTCAGTCAATTGATTATCCAACGCCTCTCGCTGCTCCATTGCCAGTTCTCCGATTTGAGTAAAGAAACCTTCCTTCTCAACTACCTGGATTTGATCCGCGTCGAATCTGTCGAGCAATTCAGGGCTGTGCGTCGTCAGGATCACCTGTCCGCGGCCGTCCTCCGGTGCTGCCAAAAAATCGTCGACAAGCAGCGATAACGCACTCGGGTGCACGCCCTCCTCGGGATGCTCAAAAAACATCGCCAATTTCGATGGCTGCTGGTTCAGTGCCAACAGGTGTGCGAAAAAGCGTCGGAATCCTTCTGACTCTTGAGAGAGTTTCAGCTCAAGCGTTAGGCGATTGAAAAGATGCCCCACAACAGCATACTGAGGTTGACGGAGGTCATTCAGCTCAACTGACGAGACACCATGGATGACACGCTGCAACGACGACAAGATCCGTTGCCGAGCCGATGAGTCTTGGAAATTACTGACGATCTTCCTCATCGTTTGCAGGTAATTGGAGCCCGCATCCTGAAAGCCGAATTGTCCTGCTTCACTCTTCGCTCCATCGAGCATGACACTACGAGGAAACGAGTAACAACCGATGCCTTCGGTCAATGCCACGTATGCTACGACCACCTCCGACAACGACGGCATTCGGCCAAGTGCGACCCCGCCTGGTGCTGGCACCTCGACAAGTCGCGGCTCCACTTTCCAGATTGCCTGATTGTTCGCATCGACGGATTGGTGAAACAGAACGTTTTCACCTAAACACAATTTTTCCTCGCCTATTCCCCCTTCCACTGGCGTTTTCCCAAGATCCAACAAATAGCGATATTTTTTCTTCTCGCTCCGAACTGAAAAGAATATTTCGAACCGAGTTGGTGCGTTCGTCTTGGGAAGCGGACGTATCGTTTCGACGCTGGAGAGCACTCCGCTCCCCATCCCTGCGACGCCACCACCCATCCCGTTCCAATCCGCACCGAGCAGATCTCTTAAGTACCGTATCGCTTCGATGAAGTTGGATTTGCCCGTACCGCTGCGGCCGATCAAGACCGTCACGGGTGTGAACTCGACCGTCACATTTCGGATACTTTTGAAGTTCTGAATCCGGATTTCATGAATCATGGTTTGATACCGTTTCGGTTGATGAGCCTTTCGCACGTGACCGTCGCATTCAATCATTCTACTTCATATCTCCGTGCCGAAACTCGCTAAGAGTTTCGGCACCATCCAACAAACTGCTGCGGTTTCAATACTCGTCGTCGTAAAAACCCGGTATCTCTCACTGAAAGAAAGAGCTGGAAGCGACCTCGCAGAACCGGTATGCTCGAGCATTGGTTTGGTAGGGTTGACAGGTACCAAGCATTCACAGGATGAGCGGGAAATGATGATAAACAAGCGAACTATGATGTCGGCGCTGGTCAGCGTGGTTCTTGTTGGCTTCGTTTTAAAGCCGATTGTTGCCTGCACCGTGATGCAGTTGCAGCGGGGCACGCAAGTCATCGTGGCGCGCAATCACGATTGGGGGACAGGAGGCGGTTTACTGATCGTCAATCCGCGAGGCATCAAAAAAACTGCGATCACGCCAGTGAATCCAAAGCAATGGGTATCCCAGTATGGCAATGTGTCGTTCGCTCAATTTGGGCGAGAACTGTCCTTCGCGGGAATGAACGAGCAGGGACTCACTGTTGACCTATTGCAGTTGCGCGCGGCCGTTTTCCCCGCCGTCGATCCGGAAAAACCGTCGGTCAATGTCGTGCAGTGGGTACAGTATCAACTCGACATGTCGGCCACGGTTGCCGATGTGATCGCCAGCCTCGACGAGATCAATCCGACGCCGTTTTTGACTAAGCTTGAAAAAGTGCATTACTTCGTCACCGACACCAGTGGCGACATTGCCGTGATCGAGTACCTCGATGGCAAGCCCCATGTTCATCGTGGTAATAACGTCGTCTGTGCCCTTGCCAACTCGACATGGCCGGACTCCACCCGAGCTATCACGGATAACCATGCTGGCAACTCTAGCGAGCAACGCTTCATGCTCGCCTCAAGCTTCGCCGCCAACGCGGGCAATCAAAGTCCGAATGTTGATCTTGTCCAATACGCCTTCGCTGCCCTCCACCGCGTCGCCCAGGATCACACGCAGTGGAGCTTGGTTTACGAGCCCACCTCGCTGCGAATCAATTTTGCCACGCAGGTCGCCCCACAGCGACGTTGGATCGATTTTTCGGACGTCGATTTTACGGAAGGGGCGCAAGTCCTGTGCCTTGACATAAACCAAGACCTTGCCGGAGACGTGCGAGAGCATCTTGAACCGTTCACACGGGATGCCAATCGGCGGATCATCGACGATGCCTTTGATGCCGGCCCCGCTGGGTTTCTAAAAGAGACCGTCAAAGGCATGGTACTCAGCTACGGTGAGTCGTTGGCGCCGGTCGGGATTGATTGAGCATTCGGACTACTTTTTCTCGCAGGTCATCAACGCTGCCGTCGTTCTGGATCACCCACGTGCTGCGGCGGCGTTTTTCTGCCCAGGGCAGCTGCCGCTGCTCGCGACGAGCAAGTTCGGTTTCGCTCCAGCCACGAGCGGCGAGTAGCTGCCGGTGTCTCGCGGGCTCGATCTGCATGCACCAGATCTGATCACACTGGCTCTCCCATCCGCTCTCTAGCAAGAGCGGAACATCGAGAATGATATAGAGTGCCCCGCGTGCGGTAGCGGTGTCCAATCGTGATTGAATAATCCGGTGCGTGCGTGGATGGATGATGGACTCCAGTTTCTTCAATCGCCGATGCGATTCATCGTCATCACCGAAAACCAGGTCCGCGATCTGGGCCCGGGACACTGAACCGTCGCTGGCAAGAATAGCGATGCCGAAGGACTCCACAAGGTCTGCAATCACCTCGGCGTCACTGAGCTGCTCTTTCGCAATCGCATCGGCATCGATCCAAACACCACCGCGTGATTCGACCACGCGCGCGACCGTGGATTTGCCGCTGCACGGGGGACCAATGATGCCGATCACTAAGGTGGTATTTCGCTCGGTCATTCAAGTAATTTCTCACATCGTTTAGGTGATACCTTCACAGCGGTACCGAGCGGCTGGGCAAACTGGCTAACCCGGAGTTCCTCGATCATCCACCGAAACTCAGAGTCCGCATGATTTTTCGGCTCGCGATC
This genomic window from Allorhodopirellula heiligendammensis contains:
- a CDS encoding agmatine deiminase family protein, giving the protein MSLPRRFPAQWEPCDAVWLAWPHNLETWPGHFKGIPEAFAAFAVAIAESTPVRILASDSLRESCQRIILPAVSEHPRSGTLRPIEIVEIPTNDCWIRDFGPTFVHEGDGLLAVNWHFNAWGGKYAPHDLDQAAGREIALAAGVRCLHAGLTLEGGALETDGAGRLLVHSACVLDDARNPGLTQQQAAQRFNQYLGVHEIAWIDGGLIPGDDTDGHIDQLARFVDRENIVAAVAADANDPCAAALQANFRQLQLWGRQTSPNVQIHRLPVPPPRTIDGHPVPQSYCNFLRLGADRILVPTFAHPSSDTKAIEILSDLCPGVEIQGVPCEKIAWGLGALHCASCHQPAPPDGNRHV
- the hpf gene encoding ribosome hibernation-promoting factor, HPF/YfiA family, whose product is MQVNVSARHGTLQPGDQELIEEKAIKLRRLYDRINAIEVTIDLKQLDKPVVEINVSAEHAEDCIARAEASNVIAALDNAIPKVEQQLRRLKDRKTGNRSAAHKHVESAPLSDDDE
- a CDS encoding PTS sugar transporter subunit IIA encodes the protein MKFSDFVKKGAIRANLQSTTKEAVINELVESLLEAGEIAADQRDDIIAAIMKREELGSTGIGRGVAVPHTKHPSVSELVGTVGVSEAGVDFDSLDGERVQLFFLLISPPERPGDHLRALENISRQLRDESFCRFLKQSKTADDIQQLLQEADDNQFAAG
- a CDS encoding HPr family phosphocarrier protein, giving the protein MNQPPLNNPPLLERTVCVVNPQGLHARPADLLVRCADGFESTIMIQKGAEQVDCRSILSLLTLGATEGTELKLTAQGQDAEHALAAICELFDQGFHENGQPSS
- the ptsP gene encoding phosphoenolpyruvate--protein phosphotransferase codes for the protein MLELQGIPVSPGVAIASALVLDPDGYRIPRCIVPAADVEGEFARLHAAVDVVSQRLEQSRLDTTATAGSQTGDIFAAQLQMLHDPRLHSELQKRIREDHQSAAFAVSAVLHNYATALQKLENPFLADRAQDVLDIERQLLMQLGAVTQQPLMELTEPVIVLSRMLTPSETASLNREFVKGFCTEIGGPGGHTAIVAKGLEIPAVVGIGEFLPVIAGAGCVIVDGDRGRLIIDPTDEVLESYRQRAEDRRTLALRLAEQSQLPAETSDGVRISLNANIEFPHETGSCLQRGADGIGLYRTEFLYLSSEEEPTEEDHYAAYAEVISQMGGRPVVIRTLDLGADKMGHGKRAHAENNPFLGLRSIRLSLRNLDLFRPQLRAVLRAAVLGDVRVMFPLVTTIGELRQARMLLNVVAEDLKESGVPYRSDLPVGMMVEVPAAVITLERFAAEVDFFSIGTNDLAQYTLAVDRSNESVADLYQSSDPAVLRLIQASIDIAGDTQTPISVCGEMSSNPARALLLLGMGVRNLSVPPSALPRVKKAIRSVSITQCQGFAERVAKLESARDVDLYLMDRLADLVPELVMQ
- a CDS encoding TIGR03936 family radical SAM-associated protein, producing the protein MNRGRRNPRTSSNVSPNLQPAGTPRFRYRVRFAKTGLLRWISHRDLATLWERIGRRAELPFSMTEGFNPKPRMQFPSALSLGVESLDEVLDLELSEDWAAEKLLQRLQIDDQPGLRINSVEQVDLADGKAQLAAMDYLVTLPDDFDDAEATRTTAAIERMRLQDTVSIERKGKPVVAHVATDIPVLDLQPNQLVARIVTGPGASLKIQDILDLLGLSDWPERGATLIRTGMTLKGETEHS
- a CDS encoding Rne/Rng family ribonuclease, with the translated sequence MKREMLINVLQPEECRIAVVEDKVLEELYVERKSVEAYAGNIYRGKIVNLEPSIQAAFVDFGVGRNGFLHISDVEPQYFRQGGYDPEEIMRESDEMAAASAARNRESGRGNSRVYKGGRPRIKPPIQEIFKRGDEVLVQVIKEGIGNKGPTLSTYISIPGRYLVLMPALSRVGVSRKIEDEDDRKRLKKALHACNPPKGLGFIVRTAGAGRSEDELHRDMDYLLRLWKAIARRIETTTEPGEIYEESDLIIRTIRDIYSDDIDHILIDEEESYNKARDFLKSVMPRVVDRLKLYDGEVPLFHKYNLEEEIVKINQRQVQLKDGGSIVIDPTEALVAIDVNSGNFRGKASADENAFRLNLSAAKEIARQLRLRDLGGVIVNDFIDMRKESYRRKVERVLRDAMAKDRARTKILRTSPFGLIEMTRQRIRPSLKRSIYQDCPCCKGRGLVKTPESMSIEVVRTLALAVKNKHIVRVTVRVNDAVAAFLNNKKRRAMSDMEDSGNMTVQILGSEGLFPEHLEVDCRDTHGERVEIDS